The Oxyura jamaicensis isolate SHBP4307 breed ruddy duck chromosome 5 unlocalized genomic scaffold, BPBGC_Ojam_1.0 oxy5_random_OJ101369, whole genome shotgun sequence genome includes a region encoding these proteins:
- the LOC118157351 gene encoding homeobox protein Meis2 isoform X4, whose translation MAQRYDELPHYGGMDGVGVPASMYGDPHAPRPIPPVHHLNHGPPLHAGQHYGAHAPHPNVMPASMGSAVNDALKRDKDAIYGHPLFPLLALVFEKCELATCTPREPGVAGGDVCSSDSFNEDIAVFAKQVRAEKPLFSSNPELDNLMIQAIQVLRFHLLELEKVHELCDNFCHRYISCLKGKMPIDLVIDERDGSSKSDHEELSGSSTNLADHNPSSWRDHDDATSTHSAGTPGPSSGGHASQSGDNSSEQEGTALMKVNCMKYEKLLKNNEFFQLRKIQKESSPY comes from the exons ATGGCGCAAAGG TACGATGAGCTGCCCCACTACGGCGGGATGGACGGAGTAGGGGTGCCGGCGTCTATGTACGGGGACCCCCACGCCCCCCGGCCGATCCCCCCGGTGCACCACCTGAACCATGGCCCGCCGCTGCACGCCGGCCAGCACTACGGCGCCCACGCCCCGCACCCCAATGTCATGCCGGCCAGCATGGGCTCCGCTGTCAACGACGCCCTGAAGCGGGACAAGGATGCGATCTACGG GCACCCGTTGTTCCCCCTCTTAGCTCTGGTCTTTGAGAAGTGCGAGCTGGCGACCTGCACACCCCGGGAGCCCGGCGTGGCCGGCGGGGACGTCTGCTCCTCCGACTCCTTCAACGAGGACATCGCCGTCTTCGCCAAACAG GTCCGTGCTGAAAAaccacttttttcttcaaaccCAGAGTTGGACAATTTG ATGATCCAAGCAATACAAGTACTAAGGTTTCACCTTTTGGAATTAGAAAAG GTTCATGAATTGTGCGATAACTTCTGCCATCGGTACATTAgttgtttgaaaggaaaaatgccaATAGACCTCGTTATTGATGAAAGGGATGGCAGCTCCAAATCAGACCACGAAGAACTCTCAGGATCTTCCACAAATTTAGCCGACCAT AATCCTTCATCTTGGAGAGACCACGATGATGCAACCTCAACGCACTCGGCAGGCACACCGGGGCCCTCCAGTGGGGGCCATGCTTCCCAGAGTGGAGACAACAGCAGCGAGCAAG AAGGCACAGCTCTCATGAAGGTGAACTGTATGAAGTATGAAAAACTCTTAAAGAACAATGAGTTTTTTCAGCTGAGGAAGATACAGAAAGAGAGTAGCCCTTATtaa
- the LOC118157351 gene encoding homeobox protein Meis2 isoform X3, with the protein MAQRYDELPHYGGMDGVGVPASMYGDPHAPRPIPPVHHLNHGPPLHAGQHYGAHAPHPNVMPASMGSAVNDALKRDKDAIYGHPLFPLLALVFEKCELATCTPREPGVAGGDVCSSDSFNEDIAVFAKQVRAEKPLFSSNPELDNLMIQAIQVLRFHLLELEKVHELCDNFCHRYISCLKGKMPIDLVIDERDGSSKSDHEELSGSSTNLADHNPSSWRDHDDATSTHSAGTPGPSSGGHASQSGDNSSEQERSKHPDCKKSSFLMNNASLEMYYFRRHSSHEGELYEV; encoded by the exons ATGGCGCAAAGG TACGATGAGCTGCCCCACTACGGCGGGATGGACGGAGTAGGGGTGCCGGCGTCTATGTACGGGGACCCCCACGCCCCCCGGCCGATCCCCCCGGTGCACCACCTGAACCATGGCCCGCCGCTGCACGCCGGCCAGCACTACGGCGCCCACGCCCCGCACCCCAATGTCATGCCGGCCAGCATGGGCTCCGCTGTCAACGACGCCCTGAAGCGGGACAAGGATGCGATCTACGG GCACCCGTTGTTCCCCCTCTTAGCTCTGGTCTTTGAGAAGTGCGAGCTGGCGACCTGCACACCCCGGGAGCCCGGCGTGGCCGGCGGGGACGTCTGCTCCTCCGACTCCTTCAACGAGGACATCGCCGTCTTCGCCAAACAG GTCCGTGCTGAAAAaccacttttttcttcaaaccCAGAGTTGGACAATTTG ATGATCCAAGCAATACAAGTACTAAGGTTTCACCTTTTGGAATTAGAAAAG GTTCATGAATTGTGCGATAACTTCTGCCATCGGTACATTAgttgtttgaaaggaaaaatgccaATAGACCTCGTTATTGATGAAAGGGATGGCAGCTCCAAATCAGACCACGAAGAACTCTCAGGATCTTCCACAAATTTAGCCGACCAT AATCCTTCATCTTGGAGAGACCACGATGATGCAACCTCAACGCACTCGGCAGGCACACCGGGGCCCTCCAGTGGGGGCCATGCTTCCCAGAGTGGAGACAACAGCAGCGAGCAAG AAAGGTCCAAACATCCAGACTGTAAAAAATCAAGCTTCCTAATGAATAATGCTTCACTGGAGATGTATTATTTCAGAAGGCACAGCTCTCATGAAGGTGAACTGTATGAAGTATGA
- the LOC118157351 gene encoding homeobox protein Meis2 isoform X5, translating into MAQRYDELPHYGGMDGVGVPASMYGDPHAPRPIPPVHHLNHGPPLHAGQHYGAHAPHPNVMPASMGSAVNDALKRDKDAIYGHPLFPLLALVFEKCELATCTPREPGVAGGDVCSSDSFNEDIAVFAKQVRAEKPLFSSNPELDNLMIQAIQVLRFHLLELEKVHELCDNFCHRYISCLKGKMPIDLVIDERDGSSKSDHEELSGSSTNLADHNPSSWRDHDDATSTHSAGTPGPSSGGHASQSGDNSSEQGEPAEASWHAYSL; encoded by the exons ATGGCGCAAAGG TACGATGAGCTGCCCCACTACGGCGGGATGGACGGAGTAGGGGTGCCGGCGTCTATGTACGGGGACCCCCACGCCCCCCGGCCGATCCCCCCGGTGCACCACCTGAACCATGGCCCGCCGCTGCACGCCGGCCAGCACTACGGCGCCCACGCCCCGCACCCCAATGTCATGCCGGCCAGCATGGGCTCCGCTGTCAACGACGCCCTGAAGCGGGACAAGGATGCGATCTACGG GCACCCGTTGTTCCCCCTCTTAGCTCTGGTCTTTGAGAAGTGCGAGCTGGCGACCTGCACACCCCGGGAGCCCGGCGTGGCCGGCGGGGACGTCTGCTCCTCCGACTCCTTCAACGAGGACATCGCCGTCTTCGCCAAACAG GTCCGTGCTGAAAAaccacttttttcttcaaaccCAGAGTTGGACAATTTG ATGATCCAAGCAATACAAGTACTAAGGTTTCACCTTTTGGAATTAGAAAAG GTTCATGAATTGTGCGATAACTTCTGCCATCGGTACATTAgttgtttgaaaggaaaaatgccaATAGACCTCGTTATTGATGAAAGGGATGGCAGCTCCAAATCAGACCACGAAGAACTCTCAGGATCTTCCACAAATTTAGCCGACCAT AATCCTTCATCTTGGAGAGACCACGATGATGCAACCTCAACGCACTCGGCAGGCACACCGGGGCCCTCCAGTGGGGGCCATGCTTCCCAGAGTGGAGACAACAGCAGCGAGCAAG GTGAGCCTGCTGAGGCTAGCTGGCATGCATATTCATTATAA
- the LOC118157351 gene encoding homeobox protein Meis2 isoform X6 — translation MAQRYDELPHYGGMDGVGVPASMYGDPHAPRPIPPVHHLNHGPPLHAGQHYGAHAPHPNVMPASMGSAVNDALKRDKDAIYGHPLFPLLALVFEKCELATCTPREPGVAGGDVCSSDSFNEDIAVFAKQVRAEKPLFSSNPELDNLMIQAIQVLRFHLLELEKVHELCDNFCHRYISCLKGKMPIDLVIDERDGSSKSDHEELSGSSTNLADHNPSSWRDHDDATSTHSAGTPGPSSGGHASQSGDNSSEQVTCAE, via the exons ATGGCGCAAAGG TACGATGAGCTGCCCCACTACGGCGGGATGGACGGAGTAGGGGTGCCGGCGTCTATGTACGGGGACCCCCACGCCCCCCGGCCGATCCCCCCGGTGCACCACCTGAACCATGGCCCGCCGCTGCACGCCGGCCAGCACTACGGCGCCCACGCCCCGCACCCCAATGTCATGCCGGCCAGCATGGGCTCCGCTGTCAACGACGCCCTGAAGCGGGACAAGGATGCGATCTACGG GCACCCGTTGTTCCCCCTCTTAGCTCTGGTCTTTGAGAAGTGCGAGCTGGCGACCTGCACACCCCGGGAGCCCGGCGTGGCCGGCGGGGACGTCTGCTCCTCCGACTCCTTCAACGAGGACATCGCCGTCTTCGCCAAACAG GTCCGTGCTGAAAAaccacttttttcttcaaaccCAGAGTTGGACAATTTG ATGATCCAAGCAATACAAGTACTAAGGTTTCACCTTTTGGAATTAGAAAAG GTTCATGAATTGTGCGATAACTTCTGCCATCGGTACATTAgttgtttgaaaggaaaaatgccaATAGACCTCGTTATTGATGAAAGGGATGGCAGCTCCAAATCAGACCACGAAGAACTCTCAGGATCTTCCACAAATTTAGCCGACCAT AATCCTTCATCTTGGAGAGACCACGATGATGCAACCTCAACGCACTCGGCAGGCACACCGGGGCCCTCCAGTGGGGGCCATGCTTCCCAGAGTGGAGACAACAGCAGCGAGCAAG ttACTTGTGCTGAATGA
- the LOC118157351 gene encoding homeobox protein Meis2 isoform X2, with protein sequence MFLYDELPHYGGMDGVGVPASMYGDPHAPRPIPPVHHLNHGPPLHAGQHYGAHAPHPNVMPASMGSAVNDALKRDKDAIYGHPLFPLLALVFEKCELATCTPREPGVAGGDVCSSDSFNEDIAVFAKQVRAEKPLFSSNPELDNLMIQAIQVLRFHLLELEKVHELCDNFCHRYISCLKGKMPIDLVIDERDGSSKSDHEELSGSSTNLADHNPSSWRDHDDATSTHSAGTPGPSSGGHASQSGDNSSEQAQPNDKPVIQLAMQDPRLGSRATFKATYCFCCRLHTAGSFCHETWLGATLR encoded by the exons ATGTTTCTG TACGATGAGCTGCCCCACTACGGCGGGATGGACGGAGTAGGGGTGCCGGCGTCTATGTACGGGGACCCCCACGCCCCCCGGCCGATCCCCCCGGTGCACCACCTGAACCATGGCCCGCCGCTGCACGCCGGCCAGCACTACGGCGCCCACGCCCCGCACCCCAATGTCATGCCGGCCAGCATGGGCTCCGCTGTCAACGACGCCCTGAAGCGGGACAAGGATGCGATCTACGG GCACCCGTTGTTCCCCCTCTTAGCTCTGGTCTTTGAGAAGTGCGAGCTGGCGACCTGCACACCCCGGGAGCCCGGCGTGGCCGGCGGGGACGTCTGCTCCTCCGACTCCTTCAACGAGGACATCGCCGTCTTCGCCAAACAG GTCCGTGCTGAAAAaccacttttttcttcaaaccCAGAGTTGGACAATTTG ATGATCCAAGCAATACAAGTACTAAGGTTTCACCTTTTGGAATTAGAAAAG GTTCATGAATTGTGCGATAACTTCTGCCATCGGTACATTAgttgtttgaaaggaaaaatgccaATAGACCTCGTTATTGATGAAAGGGATGGCAGCTCCAAATCAGACCACGAAGAACTCTCAGGATCTTCCACAAATTTAGCCGACCAT AATCCTTCATCTTGGAGAGACCACGATGATGCAACCTCAACGCACTCGGCAGGCACACCGGGGCCCTCCAGTGGGGGCCATGCTTCCCAGAGTGGAGACAACAGCAGCGAGCAAG CACAGCCAAATGACAAACCCGTGATCCAGCTAGCCATGCAGGATCCCAGACTGGGGAGCAGAGCAACCTTCAAGGCTACTTACTGCTTCTGCTGTCGGCTTCACACTGCAGGGAGCTTCTGCCATGAAACATGGCTTGGTGCCACACTGAGGTGA
- the LOC118157351 gene encoding homeobox protein Meis2 isoform X1, translated as MAQRYDELPHYGGMDGVGVPASMYGDPHAPRPIPPVHHLNHGPPLHAGQHYGAHAPHPNVMPASMGSAVNDALKRDKDAIYGHPLFPLLALVFEKCELATCTPREPGVAGGDVCSSDSFNEDIAVFAKQVRAEKPLFSSNPELDNLMIQAIQVLRFHLLELEKVHELCDNFCHRYISCLKGKMPIDLVIDERDGSSKSDHEELSGSSTNLADHNPSSWRDHDDATSTHSAGTPGPSSGGHASQSGDNSSEQAQPNDKPVIQLAMQDPRLGSRATFKATYCFCCRLHTAGSFCHETWLGATLR; from the exons ATGGCGCAAAGG TACGATGAGCTGCCCCACTACGGCGGGATGGACGGAGTAGGGGTGCCGGCGTCTATGTACGGGGACCCCCACGCCCCCCGGCCGATCCCCCCGGTGCACCACCTGAACCATGGCCCGCCGCTGCACGCCGGCCAGCACTACGGCGCCCACGCCCCGCACCCCAATGTCATGCCGGCCAGCATGGGCTCCGCTGTCAACGACGCCCTGAAGCGGGACAAGGATGCGATCTACGG GCACCCGTTGTTCCCCCTCTTAGCTCTGGTCTTTGAGAAGTGCGAGCTGGCGACCTGCACACCCCGGGAGCCCGGCGTGGCCGGCGGGGACGTCTGCTCCTCCGACTCCTTCAACGAGGACATCGCCGTCTTCGCCAAACAG GTCCGTGCTGAAAAaccacttttttcttcaaaccCAGAGTTGGACAATTTG ATGATCCAAGCAATACAAGTACTAAGGTTTCACCTTTTGGAATTAGAAAAG GTTCATGAATTGTGCGATAACTTCTGCCATCGGTACATTAgttgtttgaaaggaaaaatgccaATAGACCTCGTTATTGATGAAAGGGATGGCAGCTCCAAATCAGACCACGAAGAACTCTCAGGATCTTCCACAAATTTAGCCGACCAT AATCCTTCATCTTGGAGAGACCACGATGATGCAACCTCAACGCACTCGGCAGGCACACCGGGGCCCTCCAGTGGGGGCCATGCTTCCCAGAGTGGAGACAACAGCAGCGAGCAAG CACAGCCAAATGACAAACCCGTGATCCAGCTAGCCATGCAGGATCCCAGACTGGGGAGCAGAGCAACCTTCAAGGCTACTTACTGCTTCTGCTGTCGGCTTCACACTGCAGGGAGCTTCTGCCATGAAACATGGCTTGGTGCCACACTGAGGTGA